A stretch of Arachis hypogaea cultivar Tifrunner chromosome 15, arahy.Tifrunner.gnm2.J5K5, whole genome shotgun sequence DNA encodes these proteins:
- the LOC112751542 gene encoding disease resistance protein RPS4B, with product MMLYGGTSSYGRGWSYDVFLSFRGEDTRRSFTGSLYHSLHKKGINVFIDDDKLRRGEEISPALLRAIEESRISIIVFSQNYASSKWCLDELVKILECMKTRGQLVFPVFFNVDASMVRYQKDSFGRAMSAHEVRYKGNEEKLQKWKQALFEAANLSGWSFKNGYEYELIEKIAEEVSKKINQTPLHIAEYPVGLETRISEVKTLLQIGPGEDICVIGIYGLGGIGKTTIARALYNLIADQFEAASFLADIRESSNQRQGLVQLQESLLFDIVGDKNIKLGNIYKGIPIIRKRLCCKKVLLILDDVDKLEQLQALAGGRDWFGFGSVIIITTRDKHLLAAHQVDKTYEVKKLNHGEAFELFIWNAFKRKEPEAGYMEISNRVVLHAEGLPLALKVMGSNLIGKSVDEWTSALEKYEKIPNKEVQNVLRVTYDNLEENEKEIFLDIACFFKGETMEYVEKTLKACGFHPKFGIGVLIDRSLVSIDEYNRLRMHDLIQDMGREIVREDSPLEPGKRSRIWYHEDVIEVLTESTGTYKIQGMMVDLPDQYMVHLKNDSFKKMKNLKILIVRNGQFFGSPQDLPNNLRLLDWMEYPSSSFPSSFLPKKLAVLNLSRSRFAMQEPFKHLDTLTSLDLSYCEVLTKLPDFSGVPNLTELNLDYCTNLAEVHDSVGFLEKLVELRAYGCTKLKVFPSSIKMTSLQSLILNWCSSLQSFPSILGKMDNLMSISIEGTGIEQLPPSIGNLVGLQEFSMTSCLSLKELPESFDMLQNLTNLDIEGCPQLRSFLMKLRESGKSSPTFDNVKSLNLENCGLRDEDLPTIFYCFPKLSLLVLSGNYFVTLPSCIQEIQSLELLHLDSCNLLQEIPSIPPNIQYINARNCTSLSPRSSNLLLSQEIFEACELQVMVPGRRVPEWFDFCAKGEYLTFWARQKFPVLIFCFVIEVEGATEDTLNCEVQFSINGEDIYEMEMPQCFSKMVTDHVWIYDLRTHPTIQWHSLDSYLVDDWNQLEISCEKISGSSNMSVSWCGVHICKEEVNMENILFTDPELDLDSNTYSEEIEADLNATSEESTKSVQDFSKSLNDNCCDFENTESCDTISRHEEEWGERSKGKENSETASHNDIDQSDKKILMHMQPLESVTEDPIAPVCLEVIDTVKVVDYGSNTIVVDHPEKAQPRSQFKSFVEIPNVDDVEMEAFYASLEAENSVLPLSNNTIDVSEFANRVPSEATQKALKTLQDFLTRDFSLLLGPDEYNAMKATLEYLTNLPPGDGISLELRSLVIEVSRHFNHWSLDYTNESQKIEAATAKLLKVDELEEGLEANKVHFREVVCLENELRNELEYLEERKKELEEQIHAIKASISASESARNMVTYRKREIFGEAKILKNKRDELKEQVSWLKDEKELARKIQTNIRAEWSKLGEKFNRKLKSEL from the exons ATGATGCTGTATGGAGGGACTTCATCTTATGGCCGTGGATGGTCCTATGATGTATTCTTGAGTTTCAGGGGTGAAGACACAAGGAGGAGCTTTACAGGCTCACTTTACCACAGTTTGCACAAAAAGGGTATCAATGTTTTCATAGATGATGATAAGCTTAGGAGAGGGGAAGAGATTTCCCCAGCTCTTCTTAGAGCTATTGAAGAGTCAAGGATTTCCATCATTGTGTTCTCTCAAAACTATGCATCTTCCAAATGGTGTCTTGATGAGCTTGTTAAGATTCTTGAGTGCATGAAAACAAGGGGGCAATTGGTTTTTCCGGTTTTCTTCAATGTCGATGCTTCCATGGTGCGTTATCAGAAAGACAGTTTCGGCAGAGCAATGTCTGCCCATGAAGTCAGATACAAGGGTAATGAGGAGAAGTTGCAGAAATGGAAGCAGGCCTTGTTTGAAGCAGCTAATTTGTCTGGTTGGAGCTTTAAAAACGG GTATGAGTATGAGCTTATTGAAAAGATTGCTGAGGAGGTCTCAAAGAAAATCAATCAAACCCCTTTGCACATAGCTGAATACCCTGTTGGACTAGAAACTCGAATATCAGAAGTGAAAACTCTGCTGCAAATTGGACCTGGTGAAGATATTTGTGTGATCGGAATCTATGGACTTGGAGGTATAGGTAAAACAACGATTGCACGAGCTTTGTACAACTTGATTGCAGATCAGTTTGAAGCTGCAAGTTTCCTTGCTGACATAAGAGAAAGTTCAAATCAACGTCAAGGTTTAGTACAACTTCAAGAATCACTTCTGTTTGATATAGTTGGGGACAAGAACATTAAGTTGGGAAATATTTATAAAGGAATTCctattataagaaaaagattatgCTGCAAGAAAGTTCTTTTGATTCTTGATGATGTTGACAAATTGGAGCAGTTACAAGCATTAGCTGGAGGACGAGATTGGTTCGGTTTTGGCAGTGTAATAATTATAACAACAAGAGATAAGCATTTGCTAGCTGCTCATCAGGTTGATAAAACATATGAAGTAAAGAAACTAAATCATGGAGAAGCTTTTGAGCTGTTCATTTGGAATGCtttcaaaagaaaagaacctGAGGCAGGTTATATGGAGATTTCAAACCGTGTTGTGCTCCATGCTGAGGGGCTTCCGCTGGCACTGAAAGTAATGGGCTCAAATTTGATTGGAAAATCTGTGGATGAGTGGACATCTGCACTAGAAAAATATGAAAAGATTCCTAATAAAGAGGTTCAAAATGTACTTAGAGTGACCTATGATAATCTTGAGGAGAATGAGAAAGAAATTTTTCTGGATATAGCATGTTTCTTCAAAGGGGAGACAATGGAATATGTTGAAAAGACACTAAAAGCATGTGGTTTCCATCCGAAATTCGGTATTGGTGTACTTATTGATAGATCTTTAGTAAGTATTGATGAGTACAACAGATTGAGAATGCATGATCTGATTCAAGACATGGGTAGGGAGATTGTAAGAGAAGATTCACCTCTGGAGCCCGGTAAGCGAAGTAGAATATGGTATCATGAAGATGTTATTGAAGTACTTACTGAAAGCACG GGGACTTACAAAATTCAAGGCATGATGGTGGACCTTCCAGATCAATACATGGTACACTTGAAGAATGATTccttcaaaaaaatgaaaaatcttaAAATTCTCATAGTTCGAAATGGACAATTTTTTGGAAGCCCTCAAGATCTTCCAAACAATTTAAGGCTGCTTGATTGGATGGAGTATCCTTCATCATCTTTCCCATCTAGTTTCCTTCCAAAGAAACTTGCTGTGCTCAACTTGTCGCGCAGCCGTTTCGCAATGCAAGAGCCATTCAAG CATTTGGACACACTGACATCTTTGGATTTGAGTTACTGCGAAGTTTTAACAAAACTACCTGACTTTTCCGGAGTCCCAAATTTAACAGAACTAAATCTTGATTACTGTACAAATTTGGCAGAGGTTCATGACTCTGTTGGATTCCTTGAGAAGCTTGTTGAGTTGAGGGCCTATGGATGCACCAAGCTTAAGGTTTTTCCATCTTCGATCAAGATGACATCACTGCAAAGTCTTATCCTTAATTGGTGCTCAAGTCTCCAAAGTTTCCCATCTATTTTGGGAAAAATGGACAATCTCATGTCCATTTCTATAGAAGGAACTGGTATTGAACAATTGCCTCCTTCCATTGGAAACCTTGTTGGGCTTCAAGAATTTAGCATGACATCTTGCTTGAGTCTCAAGGAACTGCCAGAAAGCTTTGATATGTTGCAAAATCTTACGAACCTTGATATCGAAGGATGTCCCCAATTACGAAGCTTCTTGATGAAATTGAGAGAATCAGGAAAGTCTAGTCCTACCTTTGATAATGTGAAGTCTCTTAATCTCGAGAACTGTGGCCTTAGAGATGAAGATCTTCCCACAATTTTCTATTGTTTCCCAAAACTGTCTTTATTAGTCCTTTCAGGAAACTATTTTGTAACTCTTCCAAGTTGCATTCAAGAAATTCAAAGCTTGGAACTACTTCACTTGGACAGCTGCAACCTACTCCAAGAAATCCCTAGCATTCCTCCCAATATACAATACATTAATGCAAGAAATTGCACATCATTGAGTCCAAGGTCATCAAACTTATTATTGAGCCAG GAAATTTTTGAGGCATGTGAGTTACAGGTTATGGTGCCTGGAAGAAGAGTTCCAGAATGGTTTGATTTTTGTGCCAAAGGAGAATATCTGACGTTTTGGGCACGCCAAAAATTTCCTGTGCTTATTTTTTGCTTTGTTATTGAAGTAGAGGGTGCAACGGAGGATACTTTAAATTGTGAAGTCCAGTTCTCTATAAATGGTGAAGACATTTATGAAATGGAAATGCCACAATGCTTCTCAAAAATGGTCACAGATCATGTGTGGATATATGACTTACGAACGCATCCAACCATCCAGTGGCACAGTCTTGATTCATATCTAGTAGATGACTGGAATCAGCTTGAGATTTCATGTGAGAAAATAAGTGGATCATCAAATATGAGTGTGAGCTGGTGTGGAGTTCATATATGCAAAGAAGAAGTTAACATGGAGAATATACTATTCACAGACCCTGAACTTGATTTAGATTCAAACACATACTCTGAGGAGATCGAGGCTGATTTGAATGCTACCAGTGAAGAAAGCACAAAATCAGTACAAGATTTCTCCAAGAGTTTGAATGATAACTGCTGTGATTTTGAAAACACGGAAAGTTGTGACACGATCAGTAGACATGAAGAGGAATGGGGGGAAAGaagtaaaggaaaagaaaatagtgAAACTGCATCCCACAATGACATTGATCAGAGTGACAAGAAGATTTTAATGCATATGCAACCATTGGAAAGTGTTACTGAAGATCCAATTGCTCCTGTGTGTCTTGAGGTCATTGATACTGTCAAAG TAGTAGATTATGGATCAAATACAATAGTTGTTGATCATCCAGAAAAAGCTCAACCAAGATCCCAATTCAAAAGTTTTGTAGAGATACCAAATGTAGATGATGTAGAAATGGAAGCATTTTATGCATCTCTAGAAGCTGAGAATTCTGTTCTTCCTCTCTCCAACAACACCATTGATGTTTCCGAATTCGCCAACAGAGTGCCAAGTGAAGCGACACAGAAAGCATTAAAGACACTACAAGACTTTCTCACTAGagacttttctcttcttttgggCCCTGATGAGTACAATGCCATGAAAGCTACCTTAGAGTACCTCACAAATTTACCTCCAGGAGATGGGATTTCATTGGAATTAAGATCATTGGTTATAGAAGTTTCAAGACACTTCAACCATTGGAGTTTGGATTACACCAATGAGAGCCAGAAAATAGAGGCTGCCACAGCTAAGTTGTTGAAAGTTGATGAACTAGAAGAGGGTCTTGAAGCTAACAAGGTGCATTTTAGAGAAGTCGTGTGCTTAGAAAATGAGTTGAGAAACGAGTTGGAatatttggaggagagaaagaaggAGCTTGAAGAACAAATACATGCCATTAAAGCTAGCATATCTGCTTCTGAATCAGCAAGGAACATGGTTACTTATAGAAAGAGAGAAATCTTTGGGGAAGcaaagatattaaaaaataaaagggatGAATTGAAGGAGCAAGTGTCATGGTTGAAAGATGAGAAGGAATTGGCAAGGAAAATTCAGACAAATATCAGAGCTGAATGGTCAAAGCTTGGAGAAAAATTTAACAGAAAGTTAAAGTCTGAACTCTGA